TTAAAGCACAAATTATAGCAGAATTCATAGTAGAAATGGAAACCATGGAGACAGAGATTTCAACTCCTACCTGGATAATCCATGTAGATGGATCATCAACGCCCGGAGGAAGTGGAGCAGGAGTATTAGTAGAGAGTCCTCAAGGAGATCAATTCCAGTATGCGATCAGATTCTGGTTTCCAGTATCAAATAATGAAGCAGAATACGAAGCGCTCATAATACGAATCAAGTTAGCTTTGGCAGCTGGGGCCAGGAACCTGGTCGCATATAGTGATTCACAGCTTGTAGTCAATCAAGTTCTAGGAGATTGTGAGGCCAAAGAGATCAAAATGAAAGGATACTTGACAAAGGTAAATGAGCTTCTCACTTGTTTAGAAAACTTCGAAGTCAAACAAATACCTCGAACTGAGAATAACACAGCAGACCGACTGGTTAAACTCGGCAGCTCCATAACAATCATTGATAACATAAAGATTACGCTCCTCTCATATGATAAGGACGAGTCTGAAGTAGGAGATCTGGACATCCTCTGTGCACATGAAGATGAGCCAAGTTGGAGAGACGAAATCGTCAAGTATCTGTTAAATGGAGGACTCCCCTCAGATCCATCCAAAGCAAGAAAGTTTATTGTGAGAGCTGCCCGATTCACCTTGATAGACGGAGAGTTGTATAACAGGGGTACTCCCAACTCCTACTTAAAATGCCTTCCGCTCAGGCAAATTACATGCTCCGATAAATTCATGAGGGAATTTGCGGAAACCACTTGGGCGGCATAGCATTGGCAGGAAAAGCGCTCCGGCAAGGTTACTTTTGGCCAACAATGAAACAAGATGCACTAGAGTTAGTAAGGCGATGTAAGTCATGCCAAGAGCACGCTAATCTTCATCATCAACCAGCGGCATGGCTTCAGCCAATGGAAAGCCCACTACCCTTTGCCCAGTGGGGAATGGATTTGGTGGGGCCTTTCTGCACGCAACCGGACAGAGGAAGTTCCTCATTATCGCCGTCGACTACTTTACCAAATGGGTCGAAGCAAAGCCTCTCGCAAGAATTTCAGAGAGAGATGTGATCAATTTCCTCTGGAAAAGTGTAGTATGCAGGTTCGGGATCCCACGAGCACTGGTATCTGACAATGGCACAAAATTTTCTGGAGCCAAATTAAGAGAGTGGTGCCGCGATTTGTCAATTCAACAATTCTTTACCTCAGTAGGGAACCCTCAAGCCAATTGACAGACTGAAGTCACCAATCGAACTATGCTGCAACATATTAAGACACGACTTGGAATTGCCAAGGGCAGGCGGGTTGACGAGCTACCCAGCGTCTTATGGGTCTATCGGACCACCCCACTAAGCTCGACAGGAGAGTCCCCATTTAGCATGACGTATGGAACCGAAGCAGTCGCTCCCGCAGAAATCGGAGAAGAATCACTAAGGGTAAAACAATACAACTTAGAAGCAAACCAATAATCTTTGCGGTTTTCTCTAGATCTTGTTGAAGAATTGAGAGAAGGGGCTTCAGTACGAGCGGCAAGACATAGAGCACGAATGGCGAAAGCATATAACAACTGCGTGAAGCCACGATCTTTTCAAGTGGAGATCTAGTTATGAGGCGAGTGGATGTCCTTCACCCGGTAGGAAAATTGGACCCCAAGTGGGAGGGACCATACAAAGTGGTTGGAATAGCCTAAGAAGGAGCTTACTGTCTCCAGCATTCAAATGGGAAAGTACTGC
This region of Primulina eburnea isolate SZY01 chromosome 14, ASM2296580v1, whole genome shotgun sequence genomic DNA includes:
- the LOC140811269 gene encoding uncharacterized protein; the encoded protein is METMETEISTPTWIIHVDGSSTPGGSGAGVLVESPQGDQFQYAIRFWFPVSNNEAEYEALIIRIKLALAAGARNLVAYSDSQLVVNQVLGDCEAKEIKMKGYLTKVNELLTCLENFEVKQIPRTENNTADRLVKLGSSITIIDNIKITLLSYDKDESEVGDLDILCAHEDEPSWRDEIVKYLLNGGLPSDPSKARKFIVRAARFTLIDGELYNRGTPNSYLKCLPLRQITCSDKFMREFAETTWAA